A window of the Hypomesus transpacificus isolate Combined female chromosome 8, fHypTra1, whole genome shotgun sequence genome harbors these coding sequences:
- the fbxo15 gene encoding F-box only protein 15, with translation MPTESSSSRSVKPLAVSYKIAACRKAVGPGYKCAVKLSKTAHTKNLIERMPPEILIKIISYLDASSLFCIGHVNKLFLQLANNNSTWHKMYLSEYSVSKKGKAKPKDVAVKRPSCVEVQERPVGYWRRLYFRTKAGYNESMWKRDLRNINPYTGLPRQTERVLRNLRVTWEITALGKSGWEGTFEHSHAHFSELAVTVCWSGSSWPSLQHLSHLQLHGVMRVPLNCPNFIKPGWRSQMAQYDMGTLSKSGQVIDTDRMVDLLCLAPGVIMGMWKDRGSVAFVMVCLHFNRLVERSLLSTSVSPQTALFDDVDPNYGLHGYTLHIVLHNAEATLMSDRFSQLSCQKDQIRNGHIHLSAIRRGRRSQHRPLVNKPTLPWMCEALQGSVENCCVMSLTLLDESHKPFWCVSTPVSLAPSNKQLVSYDYEGNHFLIQYQEAEGKVRMELVWLEEQGHFLLVSLLVSVALDKVNKHFGRHYSC, from the exons ATGCCGACAGAATCTTCAAGTTCTCGAAG TGTCAAACCACTGGCAGTGTCATATAAGATCGCAGCATGCCGTAAAGCTGTTGGCCCAGGCTACAAATGTGCAGTCAAATTAAGCAAAACAGCACACACCAAAAACCTCATAGAGAG gatgcctcctgagATCCTAATTAAGATTATTTCATACCTGgatgcctcctctctcttctgcaTTGGGCATGTCAACAAACTGTTCCTTCAGCTGGCCAACAACAA CTCTACGTGGCACAAAATGTACCTGTCCGAGTACAGTGTGAGTAAGAAAGGGAAGGCCAAGCCCAAGGATGTGGCAGTGAAGAGGCCGAGTTGTGTGGAAGTCCAGGAGAGGCCTGTTGGTTACTGGAGGAGGCTGTACTTCAGGACCAAGGCTGGGTACAACGAGAGCATGTGGAAGAGAGACCTCCGGAACATCAACCCTTACACAGGGCTTCCCAGGCAGACGGAGAGAGTCCTCAG GAACTTACGTGTTACCTGGGAGATAACGGCGTTAGGTAAGTCGGGGTGGGAGGGTACATTTGAGCACAGCCACGCCCACTTCTCCGAGTTGGCAGTGACGGTGTGCTGGAGCGGCAGCAGCTGGCCCTCCCTTCAACATCTGTCACACCTGCAGCTCCACGGGGTCATGAGGGTGCCACTCAACTGCCCCAACTTCATCAa ACCAGGGTGGCGATCACAAATGGCCCAGTATGACATGGGCACCCTCTCCAAGAGCGGGCAGGTCATTGACACCGACCGGATGGTCGACCTGCTGTGCCTAGCCCCAGGCGTCATCATGGGCATGTGGAAG gacagggggtctgtTGCCTTTGTCATGGTCTGTCTGCACTTTAACCGGCTGGTGGAGAGGAGTCTCCTGAGCACCTCTGTGAG CCCCCAAACCGCCCTGTTTGACGATGTGGACCCCAACTATGGTCTCCATGGTTATACTTTACACATTGTGCTCCACAACGCAGAGGCTACGCTCATGTCTGACCGCTTCTCACAACTCTCCTGCCAGAAAG ATCAGATCAGAAATGGACACATTCATCTGAGTGCCATCAGGAGGGGGCGTCGGTCCCAGCATCGCCCGCTGGTGAACAAGCCCACGCTGCCCTGGATGTGTGAGGCCCTGCAGGGTAGTGTGGAG aaCTGCTGTGTGATGAGTCTCACTCTACTGGACGAGTCCCACAAGCCCTTCTGGTGTGTAAGCACTCCCGTTTCCCTAGCACCATCCAATAAGCAGCTGGTGTCCTATGACTATGAGGGCAATCACTTCCTGATCCAGTACCAGGAAGCTGAGGGCAAGGTGAGGATGGAGCTAGTgtggctggaggagcagggacactTCCTGCTTGTCAGCCTCCTTGTCTCTGTCGCACTGGACAAAGTCAACAAGCACTTTGGCAGACACTATTCTTGTTGA
- the LOC124470144 gene encoding cerebellin-2-like isoform X2, with amino-acid sequence MCKCCLLPTRRILKEAAVTSSLGLSVRSAGAKVAFSAVRGTNHEPSEMSNTSLTIYFDQVLVNIGNHFDLKASVFQAPRRGIYSFSFHVVKVYNRQTIQINLMQNDYAVISAFAGDQDVTREAASNGVLLMVEHEDRVYLKLERGTLMGGWKYSTFSGFLVFPL; translated from the exons ATGTGCAAATGCTGCCTCCTTCCAACTCGGCGAATTCTCAAAG AGGCAGCGGTTACCTCCTCGCTCGGGTTATCTGTCCGCTCCGCAGGCGCCAAAGTGGCTTTCTCAGCGGTGCGCGGGACTAATCATGAGCCGTCCGAGATGAGCAACACGTCCTTGACCATCTATTTTGACCAG GTATTGGTGAACATCGGAAACCATTTCGATCTAAAAGCGAGTGTGTTCCAGGCGCCACGGAGAGGGATCTACAGCTTCAGCTTTCACGTGGTAAAAGTGTATAACAGACAAACCATACAG ATCAACCTGATGCAGAACGACTATGCGGTTATTTCAGCCTTTGCCGGCGACCAGGATGTTACGCGGGAGGCGGCCAGCAATGGAGTTCTGCTGATGGTGGAGCATGAGGACCGGGTCTATCTGAAGCTGGAACGGGGTACGCTCATGGGCGGATGGAAATACTCCACTTTCTCTGGCTTTTTAGTCTTCCCGTTATAA
- the LOC124470144 gene encoding cerebellin-2-like isoform X1 has product MLPNSCAGHYPMALTLLLGCGVIVCIGRNDTDPIVLEGKCLVVCDSNPSSEAAVTSSLGLSVRSAGAKVAFSAVRGTNHEPSEMSNTSLTIYFDQVLVNIGNHFDLKASVFQAPRRGIYSFSFHVVKVYNRQTIQINLMQNDYAVISAFAGDQDVTREAASNGVLLMVEHEDRVYLKLERGTLMGGWKYSTFSGFLVFPL; this is encoded by the exons ATGCTGCCAAACAGCTGCGCTGGACACTATCCCATGGCACTGACGCTCCTATTGGGATGCGGCGTAATTGTATGTATTGGCCGAAACGACACGGATCCCATCGTACTGGAAGGCaagtgtctggttgtgtgtgactCGAACCCCTCCTCAGAGGCAGCGGTTACCTCCTCGCTCGGGTTATCTGTCCGCTCCGCAGGCGCCAAAGTGGCTTTCTCAGCGGTGCGCGGGACTAATCATGAGCCGTCCGAGATGAGCAACACGTCCTTGACCATCTATTTTGACCAG GTATTGGTGAACATCGGAAACCATTTCGATCTAAAAGCGAGTGTGTTCCAGGCGCCACGGAGAGGGATCTACAGCTTCAGCTTTCACGTGGTAAAAGTGTATAACAGACAAACCATACAG ATCAACCTGATGCAGAACGACTATGCGGTTATTTCAGCCTTTGCCGGCGACCAGGATGTTACGCGGGAGGCGGCCAGCAATGGAGTTCTGCTGATGGTGGAGCATGAGGACCGGGTCTATCTGAAGCTGGAACGGGGTACGCTCATGGGCGGATGGAAATACTCCACTTTCTCTGGCTTTTTAGTCTTCCCGTTATAA